Genomic DNA from Oxyura jamaicensis isolate SHBP4307 breed ruddy duck chromosome 23, BPBGC_Ojam_1.0, whole genome shotgun sequence:
agTTATTTCATTATACTATGGTGCTTCTTTTTCCTAGACGCAAATCGAGGTCTCCTTCCCCTAGAAGGAGGTCATCACCTGTCAGAAGAGAGCGGAAACGCAGCCATTCTCGCTCCCCTCATCACAGAACCAAGAGCCGTAGTACTACTCCTGCACCAGAAAAGAAGGAGGCAACTCCTGAGCCAGAACCCTCTGTGAAACCAAAGGAGACTGTTGTTCAAGAGGCAACTTCAAACAGGTAAGAGAGAACTTTGTGTGTagaacaatgttttattttaacaagaattaagatgatttttttttttagtatcatTCACCCTAGCTTAGGTAAGGGCAATGTCTACTTCTCCCTATCCCCCTAAAATGGCAAAAGAATTTAAGAATCTTCAGTgagatttcttctttcctatgCAGAATTCTAAAGCTAGAGTGCTAAGCTGCTACTGTTGTTTCATTGAACTGGgcatcttttctgcttctgacaaTGTCATCTTGTTTCCTAGCAAGCTAAGAGCCtgattattactttttcttgtctttgaaTCATTGTACCATATCCTAATTCTTTTCACAATTTTGAAGTGATGTCTGTAACGTCTTGGCAGTGGATGGGCAAGAGAATGTTTGTTGTTGGGGAACATCTTGTCAGCTTCTAAAATGTCACTCCAGTGGTTATGGTTTGTATGTGcttgtaaattattatttttttttaatagtgataTCCCAAAAGCTCCCAAATCTGAACCTCCTGTGCCAGAGACTAAGGAAACTTCACCAGAACGTAATTcaaagaaggagagagagaaggagaaagagaagactcGTCAAAGATCACCAACTCGGTCCAAGTCAAGGTCAAGGTCTCGATCCCGTTCTCCATCTCATTCTCGACCAAGAAGGCGTCATAGATCACGGTCAAGGTAGGGCTTCAATTTAGCTTGATTGCAGAGATTGGGAACTGATTCTTATGAAGTTGCCATTTAATGTAATGTTCTCAGTCAAGGTAATGAAGTTTTTAATGATGTTGAGCTGTGAGTGTTTTAGGCCAAATGAAAATGACACATTCAGTAAATAAGCATGTTCAGGAGTTTTCTTCATATCAGTTCATGAGAAGATTCATATAGGGACTTGCACTGACTGGGGAAAGAACGGGGTACTTAATGCTGAGTGTGGCATTTGGTAGTGGGAATTGTGTAGCCTTTTAGCAGGTAGGTTTAATGAAGATTTTGCAACTTTACAATCAATTCCCTGAGGCTAAATTTCCTCAAATCTGAAAATTAGGtagttgcttttcattttaatttctgattgtGACAGGTCTTACTCTCCTAGAAGGCGACCAAGCCCAAGACGACGACCATCTCCAAGGAGGAGGAGTCCTCCGAGGCGAATGCCTCTCCCACCCAGACACAGAAGAAGCAGATCGCCAGTGAGGAGGTAAGATTCCCTTTCTTTGAGACACCTGAAAATGTTATACTTAGATTTAGAATGTAATGACGGTCATTCCTGAAAACTCAATGTTATCAAAATCACCTTGTTCATCTTAACTCAATACTGTAAGATATAATTTGAGTGATGTAAAAACTGCCATGTCATATTTCATAAGTATGGGGGGGCACTCTAGTTGCTGTGGGATGATTTCttctaaaatcaaattattGCTGAGAATTCCACTTCTTTGAAAATTAGCAACTTCAAAACTTCCTTGAAATAGCTCTGGGTAGCTCCCAGCATAGACAGACATGACATCTTttgtaactgtttttttccccacttgagGGAAAATGTTGAACAATTTACTATGAATTTTacttttagggatttttttattacgAGTCACTTTTCCATCACATAAAGTTAAGGTCAAAATTAAACTTTGacttgaaatgtatttcttcatgttcttttgcatcagtaaataaaaatattttcagattggCTCTTTAGTGTTGAAGTTTATATTTTTGATGGCACAAGCAATTTTTTTAGTAGGAAAGCTCCGAGTTGTACTGCAGAGAATTGTATACTTAGGGTAATGTCAAAATAGATCTTCCTCTTCATAGGAAGAGAATAGATTCCTATTTTCATCGTAGAAAGAGAATTAGTGATGCTTCCTGTGTACAacagttcttcctttttaagaaggaacaattcttcctttttttgttcatGACAAGGTGATAAGTACTTTTTTGAGTTTGTAAAGATGCTCATTTCACACAGTTACTATGAGAACTGTGAAAAGtatcaaatatatatgtttcaAGATGTACAAGAGCTCCCTTTCAGCAAATGTTTATCTCACTCAAGGTagggtttcttttttccagGTTCTCAGGAATTCTGCAGCCAAAGGTGGATTCTGCAGGTACACAATTACAACAGAACTTGCCACAAATTTTGCCGCAGAATTCTAGAGGCCCtacctttttaaaattgcaaagtAAATTTGAAAGTCTAAAACATAAGGAGGAATATACTGATTCAGAATTGTTAAGCTGtctgaatttttttcttcctggtatAAAAACTTTTTAGCATACTTGCCCACTAAACTCTTAAATAGATCTGTTTTGAAGTTTAAATCACATGTGCTAACACGGAGAATTCTCTTAACCATCCAAAAGTTAGAAAGTCCAAAGAAAACTAATTGTACCCAGGAGAAAAGCTTAGTTGTAGTCCGTAGATTGACAGAAAGCAAGTAAAGGTAACActaacaattttttttgttcactgtAGTTTAAAGGTAACTGAAAGATGAATTGTTAATCTCTTCTACAAGCTATATGTTGAAGGCTGTCCACCATGTTTTGGAAGTGCTGTTGTATGTGGCTCTCTATGTGCTTGCAAACAAATGCAATTCTGTGTTCCTGCTGAAACATTTCCTAAGCTGACTAGTCATTGTCTAATGTTATATTTGATTTGCAGGAGAAGACGGTCATCAGCATCTTTATCTGGTAGtagctcctcttcctcctcctcacgtTCCCGATCACCACCAAAGAAACCACCTAAAAGAACTGTATCCAGTCCTCCTCGTAAAACACGTAGGATGTCTCCTTCTGCAAGCCCTCCTAGGCGGAGGCACAGACCATCTCCACCAGCAAGTCCACCTCCAAAACCACGTAGATCTCCAACGCCTCAGCAGTCAAATCGTTCAAGAAAAAGCCGTGGCTCTGTTTCACCTGGCAGAGCGTCAGGTAACAAATTTTTTCAGCACTTTAAtctttttgtgctttcattttctcaaagaTGGTATTTAACAGTTTGTGAGAACAGAAAAGCATgcacagatattaaaaaaaaaaaagttacagcaaAGTTATTTGACTTCTGTCCTTTAGCACCCAAACATAAGAGTACTGAAAAAAGAGAATCTCCTTCACCAGCACCAAAACCAAGGAAAGCTGAGCTGTCTGAATCGGGTATGGTTCTCACTTTTCACCACTGGTTTTGGGTGGGGTTTTTAATCAGGTGTATGACAATAAAAGGTACTAGTAAAGTGCCAAACCCTATTGATAAACTGGCattgaaagaaagatttttttcagaagcataaaaataatCACTCATACTGCCTAGGGTCTTTCATCTGAGCTTTCTTGGAAAAAGCTTAGCCAAAGAATACTCCAGACTCAATAGAACCTTAAGATGaggaaagttaatttaaaataaataaatgcttgatCTACTGTACTTAATTACTTCTGCCTCAATAAgacaaatttgtattttatttttttgtctgaatgtatattttcagaagaagataaaggaggtaaaATGGCTGCAGCAGATTCTGTGCAACAGAGGCGTCAATACAGAAGGCAAAATCAACAGTCTTCATCTGGTATGGATAATGTACATTTCCTAAAATTGGGTTGTACCTATTTACCACTCATAATCAAGTACTTTTATTCTTTGTGAAAGTAGTGTGAGCAAtaattaagttaattttttaaacGGTTATCGTATGTACCATTATGAATTTACATCTTTAAAAGTTGCACTTCTAAACTCTTACCATCACACACAAATATTGTTTactatcatagaatcatactACAGTTTACTTAATCTATTGATGCATTAGgctattttctgttaatttggACTTCTGTTTGCTTGAGGTCAGTAAGATAACCTGGACTTGGTGTAGGTTTTTGTCCACTTTGTTTCTATATATAACAGCAGTTGATTTAACTAGCCAGGTaacttaaaagaagaaaaatgtgatgtgGACAGTTGCTGCAAATTTTATTACCCAACTCTGATGGATTTATTTATCACTTCAACTAATGTTTGTAGTTGAATTGCTTCTCAACAGAGGCTTCTTGTTTTGCAGGAGTGGAAGTTAGTGTAAACAGCAGTATAACCATATCAGTAACTGTGTAATGAGTGTCATGAGAACCATATTCCAGAGAATAATTCTTCTACATTTATAGATTCTGGCTCCTCATCTTCATCTGAAGAGGAAAGACCTAAAAGATCCAATGTGAAGAATGGGGAAGTTGGTAGACGCCGACGCCATTCACATTCACGCAGTCCATCACCATCTCCACGAAAACGACAGAAGGAATCCTCCCCTCGGTAATTTCTTCTTAAGCTGGGCATAACTGATacctttttttaataactgtttAATGTTGTGTTTATCTGCTATGCAACTGTTGGCAACTACCCAAAAGAGTTGTTGTGCCCATTTAGCCCAAAATTGTGCAAGCAGATAATCCTTTTTCTCCAAAGTAactgtcaaaagaaaatgaggatcTCAATGCTGGTTCTAGCAAGCTTCCTCTATAGTGATGTGATTGTGTTCTGGCCTGTAAACGCTTTATTAAAAGCCCCTGCTATGAACTAAACTTGTGGAAAAGTTAATGGAATTCTCTTAAAATTGCTAGCCTTTGGAAATCACAAagataaattttactttttttttttttttttttttaatatgcactgctttttattctatttcctTGAAGTATCTTCCACTCACTGCCCGTCAAAAACGGGATGCTGGATTAGGTGGACCTTTGGTCTGCTTCAAGATTGCATTCCTCTTCTGAACGTTTGTTGAGAATTACCCTGAAGTTTATTTGAACTTGCTCATTTTTGCCTCAAATACATGGCAGttagatgttttgttttgtttttcctccactgCTATCAGGATGCAGATGGAAAAGAGGTGGCAATCACCAGTGATGAAAAGGTTGGTTAGAAATTAATCTGTTAAACAGGATTTGCATATCAAAAGTAATTTAGGCTCTTACTTATTTTGTCATGGACAAGTACTTCTGCCCCTTGGATTTGCACACTCAAAGCAGTAAGGTGAAAGAAATTCAGTCTGATCTGTTCCTTGTTGGTTTGTATTGGGGACCGTTTcactggcagggaaaaaaagactaaacAAAAGAAGCACCTATACTATCTCCTGAAAGAGAGACTACTTGATAATTCTAATAAGCCTGTAACAGCTAATAACACTAATGTTCTCGTTGATGCCTGAAAATAACTGAATACTTGCCCTTCATATTACGACTAATACGACTTGTCCTACATATTACTTCCATGGACTTGCAAAAGGGGATAAAGATCTTGATGTTCTGGGTCACActtaatttgtgttttcagtACTCTCATTCTTCCCATCCATAAGGTGTTTGGAGCTAGCAGTTGTATTCTAATAGCTAACACTTACTTTCTTATGTAGGCAGTATTATTAACTCTTCTATTTGTGGAATTGTTTGGTATGTGTTGATCTTGGAACGTTGGAACCTCAGTGTATGATCGGTTTATTAATCTGATATAATCACCCATGTGAGCAATCTGTGAATTAAGACCTGGCTAGAATACGGTTGCAGCATACATAATGATATGAGCTTGTGTGACTGCTTCTACCAATGTAGTCCATTCTAATCATGTATCTTGTCATTTATGAAACAATTGTATGTAAAACAGATTGGAATTCAAAAATCTTAAACTTTGCATAAAACTTGCATTATACTAAATTCACCTATTGCTTATTATGTAAATGCTTAAACATATTAATTAGGGCAACCATGACATTCagaggctgttttttttctggatcaTAGAAGAATGTGTTTTGGAGCAAACTCTTACCTATAAAAAGTGTAATTCATTGCCTTGGAGAACAACAGCCAAggaataatgttttttctttacaaaatgctAGTTTTCCTCCCTTTGTAACTTCAGGAAAGTACAAGCATTATTGAAACTTCTCTGGAAGTCTGTTTTAAACCTTATcttgcagagcagaaaatggCTTATTTTGTGATAACTTGAATCTAGATAGCTTCAATTTTGCAACAACTCTGATTAGTTATTCTTAGCATTTCAAGGAATAAGTTATTTTGGATTTCAGATGTGTagataaaagctgttttcaaattTCACACTTTAAATTGATCCAACTTCAGACTCTTGCTGAAAGCATTCCCAGTTCCTCCCTGATATCTAGCAGTCATATTACTGTGTGATGATTGAGAGTTGTTGTTCTTGAATCAGTAAGCTTGTCTGACTTCATTTCATGATCACTAGATTCAACCTAAGGAAGGTGGCAGAAAGGAGCTTTCAGGAGAAGAAGATAAGAGAGTGGGGCTTCCTCTTTGGTTGCAGGGTGCAAATAGATCAGGTTAAGCAGAATGTGAAATTCTTGTCAGTGGTGTTGTAGGGTCTgaaaattacaatgaaaatCTATTATGTCACTCTGTAGAAtcacttatatatatacattttcccCATTAGTGGTTCTACTAGAATTAGAAGTACACGAGCAAGATGCTATTGTATACTgaaagcataatttttttttaaatctcacaGCTCAGTTGCAATTTTTCTGAGTAATCCCTTTATCTCCTTAGTAGGAGGAGGAGAAGTCCATCACCTCCACCAGCCAGGCGACGGCGCTCTCCATCGCCTGCCCCTCCTCCTAGGCGGCGACGGTCACCTTCATTGCCTCGCCGAAGGTACtatattgcatttttgttgtgaaatgattgtttcttgttttgttgacTTGGCAACTATGGTGTGTAAAAGTAAATGCCAGAATACAGGAAACCCGTTCTTTGATTCACAGCTTTACTAAGGGGAATGTAGTTTTGCTGCCGAGATTTTCTATGGTAGGCATGTGGTCTGGATACAGTTTGATTGCCGTTACCAGGTACTGAATAACATCTATTAAGTTGATTTTTCCAAAAAGTCTTAATTTAATAAAGTTttgaagaatttcagaagaatGATCATGTAATCATTTGAAACTAATTCACATGGCTGTGTGGCACCtgaacatctgttttctttctaggtCTCCATCACCACCCCCACGTAGACGCTCACCTTCACCAAGGAGATACTCTCCACCAATACAGAGACGATACTCTCCTTCTCCACCTCCTAAGAGAAGAacagcttctcctcctccctctaaACGACGAGCATCACCGTCTCCACAGTCAAAACGCAGAGTCTCCCattcaccaccaccaaaacaaaggAGCTCTCCAGCTGCTAAAAGGCGTTCACCTTCAATATCTTCCAAGCACAGGAAGGGTTCTCCTCCCTGTAGGTCTAATCGCGAAGCACGTTCTCcaccacaaaacaaaaggcattCACCTTCACCAAGACCTAGAGCTTCTCATACCTCTGCAAGCCCACCACCACTGCGAAGGGGAGCTTCAGCTTCACCGCAGAGAAGACAGTCTCCATCTCCAAGCACTAGACCCATCAGGAGGGTGTCAAGAACACCAGAACCTAAgaagacaaagtaaaaaaaatcagtcttatTTGTTGGTGgtagtttgatttt
This window encodes:
- the SRRM1 gene encoding serine/arginine repetitive matrix protein 1 isoform X9, whose translation is MMQINLTGFLNGKNAREFMGELWPLLLSAQENIAGIPTAFLELKKEEIKQRQIEQEKLASMKKQDEDKEKRDKEDKDNREKRDRSRSPRRRKSRSPSPRRRSSPVRRERKRSHSRSPHHRTKSRSTTPAPEKKEATPEPEPSVKPKETVVQEATSNSDIPKAPKSEPPVPETKETSPERNSKKEREKEKEKTRQRSPTRSKSRSRSRSRSPSHSRPRRRHRSRSRSYSPRRRPSPRRRPSPRRRSPPRRMPLPPRHRRSRSPVRRRRRSSASLSGSSSSSSSSRSRSPPKKPPKRTVSSPPRKTRRMSPSASPPRRRHRPSPPASPPPKPRRSPTPQQSNRSRKSRGSVSPGRASAPKHKSTEKRESPSPAPKPRKAELSESEEDKGGKMAAADSVQQRRQYRRQNQQSSSDSGSSSSSEEERPKRSNVKNGEVGRRRRHSHSRSPSPSPRKRQKESSPRMQMEKRWQSPVMKSRRRRSPSPPPARRRRSPSPAPPPRRRRSPSLPRRRSPSPPPRRRSPSPRRYSPPIQRRYSPSPPPKRRTASPPPSKRRASPSPQSKRRVSHSPPPKQRSSPAAKRRSPSISSKHRKGSPPCRSNREARSPPQNKRHSPSPRPRASHTSASPPPLRRGASASPQRRQSPSPSTRPIRRVSRTPEPKKTKASTPSPRSARRVSSSRSASGSPEPAPKKHQGPPSPARSRSPSANWSPAKKAKSPTQSPSPARNSDQEGGGKKKKKKKDKKHKKDKKHKKHKKHKKEKAAAATAAAAVAAADTTSVQEEQEAETEPKKETESEPEDNLDDLEKHLREKALRSMRKAQVSPPS